Proteins from one Mugil cephalus isolate CIBA_MC_2020 chromosome 15, CIBA_Mcephalus_1.1, whole genome shotgun sequence genomic window:
- the htr3b gene encoding 5-hydroxytryptamine receptor 3B: MTSLIWLTLLFTAHLAECVPEKPKRSALNQLTRTLLRKYDCGVRPVHNWTSTTTVYIDLILQSVLDVDGKTQSVTTSIWYRQIWRDEFLVWDPEEFDGINEISLSSDAIWIPDVIVSEFVDEGKAPPIPYVYVNSSGSVKNYRPIQAVLACSLEMYAFPFDKQNCSLTFRSWLHSVKEIDLALWRSAEAIANDKREFMNDGEWELLSIPSLYRQIRQGDTDYAHIQFNVLIRRRPLLYVVGLLIPSIFLMLVDVISFYLPLNSGTRITFKISILLGYTVFRVNLTDELPATAVRTPLIGVFFAVCMALLMLSLTKSILVVKLLHHSEKEVKQMSVSACLLDKYGSAGHGFTESALTSIKTLDHINASGDYELENSLDEDLLSLNEIQEPPSRLEWLLQELVSLRVAFSQEDSESAAQADWLSLCCKLDRYLFRLYLLVLVLYAGTLLLLWASWSFA, encoded by the exons ATGACGTCTCTAATATGGCTGACACTGTTGTTCACAG CCCATCTGGCTGAATGTGTGCCAGAGAAACCGAAGAGATCGGCTCTGAACCAGCTGACCAGGACCCTCCTGAGGAAATACGACTGCGGGGTTCGACCTGTTCACAACTGGACCAGTACCACCACTGTCTACATAGACCTTATACTGCAGTCCGTCCTCGATGTG GATGGAAAGACTCAGAGCGTTACTACAAGTATCTGGTACAGACAG ATCTGGAGAGACGAGTTTCTCGTTTGGGACCCAGAGGAGTTTGATGGTATCAATGAGATCTCGCTGTCATCTGACGCCATCTGGATACCCGATGTTATCGTTAGCGAATT CGTGGACGAAGGGAAGGCCCCTCCAATCCCCTACGTGTACGTCAACTCCTCTGGCTCAGTGAAGAACTACCGGCCCATACAGGCGGTGCTGGCTTGTAGCCTGGAGATGTACGCCTTTCCGTTTGACAAGCAGAACTGCAGCCTCACCTTCCGCAGTTGGCTTCACTCGG TGAAAGAAATAGACCTGGCTCTGTGGAGGAGCGCCGAGGCCATCGCTAATGACAAAAGGGAGTTCATGAACGACGGCGAATGGGAGCTGCTGTCCATTCCTTCACTTTACCGGCAGATCCGGCAGGGCGACACCGACTACGCTCACATCCAGTTCAAT GTGTTGATCCGCCGGCGCCCCCTGCTGTACGTGGTGGGACTCCTCATCCCCAGCATCTTCCTCATGTTGGTGGACGTGATCAGCTTCTACCTGCCCCTGAACAGCGGCACGCGCATCACCTTTAAGATCAGCATACTGCTCGGATACACAGTCTTTAGAGTCAACCTGACGGATGAACTGCCCGCCACTGCCGTCAGGACTCCGCTCATCG GTGTGTTCTTTGCTGTGTGCATGGCCCTGCTGATGCTCAGCCTCACCAAGTCCATACTGGTGGTTAAGCTGCTTCACCACAGCGAGAAGGAGGTCAAGCAAATGTCAGTGTCCGCCTGCCTGCTGGACAAGTACGGCTCAGCCGGTCACGGCTTCACTGAGAGCGCTTTGACCTCCATCAAAACCCTCGACCACATCAACGCATCAGGGG ATTATGAGCTCGAGAACTCACTGGACGAAGACCTGCTGTCCCTGAACGAGATCCAGGAGCCTCCGTCCAGACTGGAGTGGCTCCTCCAGGAGCTGGTGTCCCTTCGCGTGGCTTTCTCCCAGGAGGACAGCGAATCTGCTGCTCAGGCCGACTGGCTGTCCCTCTGCTGCAAGCTGGACCGCTACCTGTTCCGCCTCTACctgctggtcctggtcctgtatGCCGGtaccctgctgctgctctgggcCAGCTGGAGCTTTGCCTGA